The Fragaria vesca subsp. vesca linkage group LG2, FraVesHawaii_1.0, whole genome shotgun sequence genome includes a window with the following:
- the LOC101311635 gene encoding germin-like protein subfamily 1 member 18-like, protein MMKGAHFPATAAAFALLALATFHLVSASDPSSLQDFCVALKNTDVFVNGKFCKDPKLVTEDDFFFSGLRMPGNTSNAVGSKVTPANVEQIAGLNTLGISLARIDYAPNGGLNPPHTHPRASEFLVVMEGTLYVGFVTSNTDNGNKLFTKVLYPGDVFVFPVGLIHFQFNIGKVKAVAIAGLSSQNPGAITIANAVFGSKPPIKFDVLTKAFQVDNNVVQYLQNQFWYDNN, encoded by the exons ATGATGAAAGGTGCTCATTTCCCTGCTACAGCTGCTGCTTTTGCCCTACTGGCATTGGCAACTTTCCACCTTGTCTCTGCCTCTGATCCTAGTTCTCTCCAAGATTTCTGTGTAGCACTTAAGAACACTGATG TGTTTGTGAATGGGAAATTCTGCAAGGACCCAAAGCTTGTAACAGAAGACGATTTCTTCTTTTCCGGGCTCCGGATGCCCGGAAACACATCAAATGCGGTTGGTTCCAAGGTCACCCCGGCGAATGTGGAGCAAATAGCAGGGCTGAACACTCTTGGGATATCCCTTGCTCGCATAGACTATGCACCAAATGGCGGACTAAACCCTCCTCACACCCACCCTCGGGCCTCGGAGTTTCTTGTGGTCATGGAAGGCACTCTCTACGTTGGCTTCGTCACATCCAACACTGACAACGGCAACAAGCTATTCACCAAAGTGTTGTACCCTGGAGATGTGTTTGTCTTCCCGGTTGGTCTTATTCACTTCCAGTTCAACATCGGAAAGGTCAAAGCCGTGGCCATTGCCGGTCTTAGCAGCCAGAACCCAGGTGCCATCACCATAGCCAACGCAGTTTTCGGCTCCAAACCTCCGATCAAGTTTGATGTTCTCACCAAGGCCTTCCAAGTTGACAACAATGTCGTTCAGTATCTCCAGAACCAGTTCTGGTATGACAACAACTAA
- the LOC101305997 gene encoding coiled-coil domain-containing protein 90B, mitochondrial-like isoform 1, producing the protein MALSKRALKSAADSAFLLRRGLYSSSSVSTNGVVARASELVKSGGKRAFPVDTLALVRGLEAKGVPTAHAEAITSAVTGIYTDSLENVHQLQKVMPRPPPVRRFASLKIFDCEIAICDEFFFFELQTVILQEAKLSKFEVEIKSLQEHHFSMLTRETEKLQSVIDKLRSELRYELDKVAAGSRLDLNLEKGRMRDEFNNQNAETANLTNKLDREIQAVKALVETGKYEVIKYCIGTLVSMTAVGIAVLRIMMN; encoded by the exons ATGGCTCTCTCAAAGCGCGCGCTCAAATCCGCCGCCGATTCCGCCTTTCTCCTACGGCGAGGCCTCTACTCTTCGTCGTCGGTCTCCACTAACGGCGTCGTCGCCCGCGCCTCCGAGCTCGTCAAGTCCGGCGGAAAACGAGCCTTTCCGGTCGACACTTTGGCTCTGGTGAGGGGCTTGGAAGCCAAAGGCGTTCCGACGGCGCATGCCGAGGCAATCACGTCTGCCGTTACCGGAATTTACACTGATAGCTTGGAGAATGTGCACCAATTGCAGAAGGTAATGCCACGCCCACCACCTGTTCGACGATTTGCTTCACTCAAAATTTTCGACTGTGAAATTGCGATTTGTGATGAGTTTTTCTTTTTCGAATTGCAGACTGTGATACTGCAAGAAGCGAAGCTGTCCAAGTTCGAAGTCGAAATCAAGAGTTTACAG GAACATCATTTTTCCATGTTGACACGTGAAACAGAAAAGCTTCAGAGTGTCATAGACAAGTTGCGGAGTGAACTGAG GTATGAGTTGGACAAGGTTGCAGCTGGGTCACGCTTGGATTTAAATCTTGAAAAAGG GCGCATGCGTGATGAGTTTAACAATCAGAATGCAGAAACAGCCAATCTAACAAACAAACTTGATCGA GAAATTCAAGCAGTAAAAGCCTTGGTTGAAACGGGAAAATATGAAGTGATTAAATACTGCATTGGGACCCTTGTCTCCATGACAGCAGTTGGCATTGCTGTCCTCCGTATTATGATGAATTGA
- the LOC101305997 gene encoding coiled-coil domain-containing protein 90B, mitochondrial-like isoform 2 has protein sequence MALSKRALKSAADSAFLLRRGLYSSSSVSTNGVVARASELVKSGGKRAFPVDTLALVRGLEAKGVPTAHAEAITSAVTGIYTDSLENVHQLQKTVILQEAKLSKFEVEIKSLQEHHFSMLTRETEKLQSVIDKLRSELRYELDKVAAGSRLDLNLEKGRMRDEFNNQNAETANLTNKLDREIQAVKALVETGKYEVIKYCIGTLVSMTAVGIAVLRIMMN, from the exons ATGGCTCTCTCAAAGCGCGCGCTCAAATCCGCCGCCGATTCCGCCTTTCTCCTACGGCGAGGCCTCTACTCTTCGTCGTCGGTCTCCACTAACGGCGTCGTCGCCCGCGCCTCCGAGCTCGTCAAGTCCGGCGGAAAACGAGCCTTTCCGGTCGACACTTTGGCTCTGGTGAGGGGCTTGGAAGCCAAAGGCGTTCCGACGGCGCATGCCGAGGCAATCACGTCTGCCGTTACCGGAATTTACACTGATAGCTTGGAGAATGTGCACCAATTGCAGAAG ACTGTGATACTGCAAGAAGCGAAGCTGTCCAAGTTCGAAGTCGAAATCAAGAGTTTACAG GAACATCATTTTTCCATGTTGACACGTGAAACAGAAAAGCTTCAGAGTGTCATAGACAAGTTGCGGAGTGAACTGAG GTATGAGTTGGACAAGGTTGCAGCTGGGTCACGCTTGGATTTAAATCTTGAAAAAGG GCGCATGCGTGATGAGTTTAACAATCAGAATGCAGAAACAGCCAATCTAACAAACAAACTTGATCGA GAAATTCAAGCAGTAAAAGCCTTGGTTGAAACGGGAAAATATGAAGTGATTAAATACTGCATTGGGACCCTTGTCTCCATGACAGCAGTTGGCATTGCTGTCCTCCGTATTATGATGAATTGA
- the LOC101305241 gene encoding uncharacterized protein LOC101305241 encodes MPSDFIGREDQWEFLCQHFESDAFKRLSLANKWNRGEKTMHHHTGSSPIIYAMEELRIQEEQLPIIKGFEKTYVRNDMVDEVNKRNDAFKEQHPDATEEEIMESVQSQQIVVLGKVLKTRKGKEIRGMGQGGKRDLSQSSNGSTSRSRPPRVDEQQLQEMQECYEQRLKESEERAQQQYQEVHQRALRAESMYSVVQSQFAAIYERLVNKGFPGEKVIELLGGGDGDFTSAPVRKVASRPKSCAKAELAFVLFRQRKAEFLNRVGVGNGFVVWFGSSAVCVAVQE; translated from the exons ATGCCTTCAGATTTCATTGGGAGAGAGGACCAGTGGGAGTTTCTATGCCAGCATTTTGAGTCAGATGCGTTCAAG AGACTCTCCTTGGCTAACAAGTGGAACCGTGGGGAGAAGACTATGCACCACCACACGGGGTCTTCTCCTATCATCTACGCAATGGAGGAACTCAGAATACAAGAGGAGCAGCTTCCAATTATCAAAGGTTTTGAGAAGACCTATGTCAGG AATGACATGGTTGATGAGGTCAATAAACGAAATGATGCATTTAAGGAACAACACCCTGACGCGACGGAGGAGGAGATTATGGAGAGTGTTCAATCTCAACAAATTGTGGTGTTGGGTAAGGTGCTCAAAACTCGGAAAGGAAAGGAGATCCGAGGGATGGGACAAGGAGGCAAGCGAGACTTGAGCCAATCTTCAAATGGTTCCACTTCACGTAGTCGTCCTCCTAGAGTTGATGAGCAGCAACTCCAAGAGATGCAAGAGTGCTATGAGCAGAGATTGAAGGAATCAGAGGAGCGTGCCCAACAACAATATCAAGAGGTGCATCAGCGTGCCTTGCGTGCGGAGTCTATGTATAGCGTTGTGCAGTCCCAATTTGCAGCCATATATGAGCGCCTAG TGAATAAG GGTTTCCCAGGTGAGAAGGTGATCGAGCTTTTAGGTGGCGGCGACGGCGACTTCACCTCTGCTCCGGTTAGGAAGGTGGCGAGTCGTCCCAAATCGTGTGCGAAGGCGGAGCTGGCTTTTGTGTTGTTTCGACAGCGCAAAGCCGAGTTTCTAAATCGTGTTGGGGTCGGCAACGGCTTTGTGGTTTGGTTTGGATCTAGTGCGGTGTGTGTGGCAGTACAAGAGTAG